A window of the Acidithiobacillus thiooxidans ATCC 19377 genome harbors these coding sequences:
- a CDS encoding DHA2 family efflux MFS transporter permease subunit: MAFSQNAPAVSPLSTGMVSLLNLVIGLGHFLVLLNTGAYLPMIPHVAGSLGVNPDFAIWTQSDFFLAMALAFPTSPWFLQRWGEMWVLAGAFIVFALASAICAQSNDYDIFLIARIVQGFSSGLTIPGSLQIILRHYQVHRRNIGLSLWGIAALTPFTLGPFIGGWITDSIGWRWLFYVNIPIALSVAAFIAILLFGREMEHHHPPLDWPGLLFLLIALATLESALDRGEIISWWRSSPIIFLGMISLLALMVFAIWEWYGRHPLLELHLLKRRNFLIGGMVLFFTILLFQGSIALYVVGFQLVMGYSAWLVGLLILPMAIFSKISFILTQRLLNHLDARILAIFSLLGFAAASFWVSSYNHPASFSELLWPQAFVGIFLGSLFPSINTVALSGLSGPAEMRGTAF; this comes from the coding sequence ATGGCTTTTTCACAAAATGCTCCGGCAGTTTCCCCGCTCAGCACCGGCATGGTATCGCTGCTGAACCTGGTGATCGGACTCGGACATTTTCTGGTATTATTAAACACCGGTGCCTATCTGCCCATGATACCCCATGTTGCCGGGAGTCTGGGCGTCAACCCGGACTTTGCGATTTGGACCCAGTCAGATTTTTTTCTCGCCATGGCCCTGGCCTTTCCGACTTCTCCCTGGTTTTTGCAGCGCTGGGGGGAAATGTGGGTTTTGGCAGGGGCTTTTATCGTATTCGCCCTGGCTTCAGCCATCTGTGCCCAATCGAATGATTATGACATCTTTCTGATTGCCCGTATTGTTCAGGGGTTCTCGAGTGGATTGACCATTCCGGGATCTTTGCAGATTATCCTGCGCCACTATCAAGTGCATCGCCGTAACATCGGTCTGAGCTTGTGGGGGATCGCTGCGCTCACGCCCTTTACCCTGGGTCCATTTATCGGTGGATGGATCACCGACAGCATCGGTTGGCGCTGGCTGTTTTATGTAAACATTCCTATTGCCCTCAGCGTGGCTGCCTTTATTGCGATTCTACTGTTCGGTAGAGAGATGGAACACCATCATCCTCCCCTGGATTGGCCGGGGCTACTTTTTCTGCTGATTGCTCTGGCTACTCTGGAGTCAGCACTCGATAGGGGAGAAATCATCAGTTGGTGGCGCTCATCCCCCATTATTTTCCTTGGTATGATCAGTCTGCTTGCTCTGATGGTATTTGCGATTTGGGAATGGTATGGCAGGCATCCTTTGCTGGAGCTGCATCTTCTGAAACGTCGTAATTTCTTGATCGGTGGCATGGTTCTTTTTTTTACTATTCTGCTTTTTCAAGGCAGCATTGCCCTTTATGTTGTGGGATTTCAGTTGGTCATGGGCTACAGCGCCTGGCTGGTCGGCCTGTTGATATTACCCATGGCGATTTTTTCGAAAATCAGTTTTATCTTGACCCAGCGCCTGCTCAATCATCTGGATGCACGTATCCTGGCTATTTTCTCCTTATTGGGATTTGCGGCCGCCAGTTTTTGGGTTTCCTCCTACAATCATCCGGCCTCTTTCAGCGAATTACTGTGGCCACAAGCTTTTGTAGGAATATTTCTGGGCAGCCTGTTTCCATCCATTAATACCGTTGCCTTGTCCGGATTATCCGGCCCCGCCGAAATGCGTGGTACTGCTTTTTGA
- a CDS encoding efflux transporter outer membrane subunit, translating into MKKSILLLLPLLLLAACARLPEHLPGAHLAHTTQIQQTLARADHHYGITAGPWPAQQWWKAAQMPALDHLIQVALRQNPSLQLASTRILAAKAMTAEQQAALLPQFSAGAALTQEYFSQNGLHLQANGKSFTYTAINPLELRYHLDLWGRDSDQVRAALGQVRVHQADYAEAKLQLEKQLAWHYFLLAGETRQLHLAERLENLQKSLLQLEKQRWQDGLNNARPVYAQTETYGSARQSVAQLRAAIAQQRYVLAALAGHGPDWGRSIGVEPLPDFSTINIPRQLPLRLISHRPDMVAARWEIEVAAQQVGAARAAFYPDVNIALFAGWNSIDLGDLFSPGNLAHAIGPVVSLPIFEGGKLRARLKAQNALYLAAQDHYRHTILSAVREIAGHLASWQKYRQQLQEQTRMSKAASQDSALTTAAFHSGTTNKISVYRSRIREINLQNQQITLQIHNAQSWVLLNVALGGGYTVEKKPA; encoded by the coding sequence ATGAAAAAATCCATTCTTCTACTGCTGCCATTGTTGCTGCTTGCGGCCTGCGCGCGTCTGCCTGAGCATCTTCCCGGCGCGCATCTCGCCCATACCACCCAGATTCAACAGACCCTGGCTCGTGCCGATCATCACTATGGAATCACAGCGGGTCCATGGCCTGCACAGCAGTGGTGGAAAGCGGCGCAAATGCCTGCTCTTGACCATCTGATTCAGGTTGCCCTTCGCCAAAACCCATCGCTGCAGCTTGCCAGCACCCGTATTCTGGCCGCCAAAGCCATGACTGCAGAGCAGCAGGCCGCCCTCCTCCCGCAGTTTTCGGCGGGAGCCGCCCTTACTCAGGAGTATTTTTCACAGAATGGTTTGCACCTTCAGGCCAATGGCAAAAGCTTCACCTATACCGCAATCAACCCGCTGGAACTCCGTTATCATCTGGACTTGTGGGGACGCGACAGCGATCAGGTTCGTGCAGCTTTGGGGCAAGTACGCGTTCATCAGGCGGATTATGCCGAGGCAAAATTACAGTTGGAGAAACAACTGGCTTGGCATTATTTTCTGCTGGCGGGTGAAACACGGCAACTGCATCTGGCGGAGCGTCTGGAAAACCTGCAAAAATCCTTGTTGCAACTGGAAAAACAACGTTGGCAGGATGGTCTGAACAATGCCCGGCCGGTGTATGCGCAGACAGAAACTTATGGCAGTGCGCGGCAGTCAGTCGCCCAACTGCGGGCCGCCATTGCGCAACAGCGCTATGTGCTGGCCGCCTTGGCCGGGCATGGACCCGATTGGGGACGGAGTATTGGCGTAGAACCGTTACCGGATTTCTCCACCATAAATATCCCCCGTCAATTACCTCTGCGTCTGATCAGCCACCGTCCTGATATGGTCGCTGCACGCTGGGAAATCGAAGTCGCTGCGCAACAGGTCGGGGCCGCCCGCGCGGCTTTTTATCCCGATGTCAATATTGCCCTGTTTGCCGGTTGGAACAGTATTGATCTGGGTGATTTATTCAGTCCCGGAAATCTGGCCCATGCCATTGGTCCGGTGGTATCCCTGCCCATTTTTGAAGGCGGAAAGCTCCGTGCCCGTCTCAAAGCGCAAAATGCCTTGTATCTGGCCGCACAAGATCATTATCGCCATACCATTCTCAGCGCGGTGCGTGAAATTGCCGGGCATTTGGCCAGCTGGCAAAAATATCGTCAGCAACTACAGGAACAGACACGGATGAGCAAGGCCGCCAGCCAGGATAGCGCACTGACTACAGCCGCTTTTCATTCGGGTACCACCAATAAGATAAGTGTTTATCGCAGCCGGATTCGGGAAATCAATCTGCAAAACCAGCAGATCACCTTGCAAATACATAACGCACAATCCTGGGTGCTGCTCAATGTTGCCCTGGGGGGCGGATATACGGTGGAGAAAAAACCAGCATGA
- a CDS encoding HlyD family secretion protein: MSTTASSSAPDYSSREKQRRRLLLLLAVIVLIAAGLGVLWWLLRGQYWIETNDAYVTGNITPVDSLSAGTVKQVRVENTEYVHAGQILAALQGSQTRLAMEQAGAHLAATVRQVRQDFARVQALQQSVQAQLAERQKLEMDLNRYQQSLPSGAVSRIRIENTQNEITSAAAQVAEAQAKLRGARAIVAGTTVSDNPLVQQAATAFEKADINWQRRLIRAPISGYIAQRSAYPGLKVAAGQHLFSVVPLNDLWVVANIKETAMRHVRPGQAVQLTSYYYGHQVRYHGTVLGLLPGAGSAFSILPPENATGNYIHIVERVPVRIAIPARELAEHPLRPGLSMIAQLHWKSGQKHSVLQPLTTTPTQGYATTVYRTELLQAQQRAEVIIRQNL, translated from the coding sequence ATGAGTACAACAGCATCCTCCTCAGCCCCTGACTACAGCTCGCGGGAAAAACAGCGGCGCAGACTGTTGCTGCTGCTTGCCGTTATTGTGCTTATTGCTGCTGGATTGGGAGTCCTCTGGTGGTTGTTGCGGGGCCAGTACTGGATTGAAACCAATGATGCTTACGTCACCGGCAACATCACCCCGGTGGATAGTTTGTCGGCAGGCACCGTCAAGCAGGTGCGGGTGGAGAATACGGAATATGTTCATGCCGGTCAGATTCTGGCAGCCCTCCAGGGTTCGCAGACCCGACTGGCCATGGAACAGGCCGGTGCCCATCTGGCGGCAACAGTCAGACAGGTCCGCCAGGATTTCGCCCGGGTCCAGGCGTTGCAACAGAGCGTTCAGGCCCAACTGGCTGAACGGCAAAAACTGGAAATGGATTTGAACCGCTACCAACAGTCGCTGCCCAGCGGGGCGGTTTCCAGGATTCGCATTGAAAATACGCAAAATGAAATCACTTCCGCAGCAGCACAAGTCGCAGAGGCCCAAGCCAAGTTGCGAGGGGCACGAGCCATTGTCGCGGGCACCACGGTATCTGATAATCCGCTGGTTCAGCAGGCTGCCACGGCTTTTGAAAAAGCCGACATCAACTGGCAACGGCGACTCATCCGTGCCCCCATATCGGGTTATATCGCGCAACGCTCTGCCTACCCCGGTTTAAAAGTGGCTGCAGGCCAGCACCTGTTTTCGGTGGTGCCGCTCAATGACTTATGGGTGGTGGCCAATATCAAGGAAACGGCCATGCGCCATGTCCGTCCCGGACAGGCCGTTCAGTTGACCAGCTATTACTACGGCCATCAGGTACGCTATCACGGCACCGTTCTGGGTTTGCTTCCCGGTGCCGGCAGTGCATTCAGCATTCTGCCCCCCGAGAATGCTACCGGAAATTACATTCATATTGTGGAACGCGTGCCGGTACGTATTGCCATACCTGCCAGGGAACTCGCGGAACACCCCTTGCGTCCGGGGCTTTCCATGATTGCACAACTGCACTGGAAATCCGGGCAAAAACATTCGGTACTCCAGCCCCTGACCACCACCCCGACCCAAGGTTATGCAACCACGGTATACCGCACTGAACTGCTGCAGGCTCAACAGCGGGCGGAGGTCATCATTCGCCAAAACCTGTGA
- a CDS encoding ISL3 family transposase: MVPEELFSLALGLVPPWLVDDVTFQVEEKRLDLHINFPKGSRFACPVCGEECPVHDTREHTWRHMDFFQHEAYLHARVPRVMCPEHGVHQIPVPWAREGSRFTLLFEALIMTLVREMPVLTVARLIGETDTLLWRVIDHYVPEARTRVDMAHVHAVGVDETSSRRGHDYITLFVDLEARRLLFATPGKDVSTFARFATDLEAHGGSAEAVTDVSMDLSPAFQKGAKEHLPNAQVTFDRFHLMKLVNEAVDAVRRSEAFTQPDLKKTRWLWLKNERKLKVKQKEKLQALLKDQNLKTAQAYQFRLTFQDIFTIKNRHQGATLLKAWLENAKTSDLPPIVKVAYTIMNHWDGVLHWFESQITNGILEGFNSLIQSAKAKARGYRTHKNFINMAYLILGKLDLRLPT; the protein is encoded by the coding sequence ATGGTCCCAGAAGAGCTGTTTTCTCTCGCGTTAGGGTTGGTACCGCCGTGGTTGGTGGACGATGTGACCTTCCAAGTGGAGGAGAAGCGCCTGGATCTGCACATCAACTTTCCCAAGGGCAGTCGCTTTGCTTGCCCCGTCTGTGGTGAGGAGTGTCCGGTACATGACACCCGTGAACATACTTGGCGGCACATGGATTTCTTTCAGCATGAAGCCTATCTCCACGCCCGCGTACCCCGTGTGATGTGCCCGGAACATGGGGTGCATCAGATCCCTGTTCCCTGGGCGCGGGAAGGCTCGCGTTTCACCCTGCTCTTTGAAGCGCTGATCATGACCCTGGTGCGGGAGATGCCGGTATTGACAGTAGCCCGCCTGATCGGCGAGACCGACACGCTCCTGTGGCGGGTGATTGACCACTATGTGCCCGAAGCCCGTACCAGAGTGGATATGGCCCATGTCCATGCCGTCGGCGTCGATGAAACCAGCAGTCGGCGCGGCCATGACTACATCACGCTCTTCGTAGATCTGGAAGCTAGGCGACTGCTGTTTGCCACCCCCGGTAAGGACGTCTCCACTTTTGCGCGATTTGCCACAGACCTTGAAGCCCATGGGGGCAGCGCAGAAGCTGTCACGGACGTCAGCATGGACTTGTCTCCCGCCTTCCAGAAAGGGGCTAAAGAGCATCTTCCCAACGCCCAGGTGACCTTTGATCGTTTCCACCTCATGAAGCTCGTCAACGAGGCCGTGGACGCGGTACGCAGGAGCGAAGCATTTACCCAGCCAGACCTCAAAAAGACCCGCTGGCTCTGGCTCAAGAATGAACGGAAACTCAAGGTGAAGCAGAAAGAAAAGCTGCAGGCATTACTCAAAGACCAGAACCTCAAGACGGCGCAGGCCTACCAATTCCGCCTGACCTTTCAGGACATCTTCACGATCAAGAATCGCCATCAGGGTGCTACCCTCTTGAAAGCCTGGTTGGAAAACGCCAAGACCAGCGATCTGCCGCCTATCGTCAAGGTTGCCTACACCATCATGAATCATTGGGATGGTGTGCTCCACTGGTTTGAGAGCCAGATCACCAATGGAATTCTGGAAGGTTTTAACAGCCTCATTCAATCCGCCAAGGCGAAAGCTCGGGGTTACCGTACCCACAAGAACTTTATCAATATGGCCTACCTGATCTTGGGTAAGCTGGATCTCAGGCTACCCACTTGA